AAATAAATGGGGAAGCAAAACGATATTTGTCTCAACGCCATGCGAAATACACGCGCCAAAGGACAAGGAATTTGAACTGGTCGATTCTGGCTCAGTAAGGGTGCACAACAAAATTTTCCCAAGGGTTAGCCACATATTCAGACAACCCACACTCTCTCCTACCCTAGGTTAAAGGATAAAAATAAATAAAAAAAATATTAGGCAATACTTAAAGCCCTCGTGTCGTGTTGGAGGAACACGCGCGAGGGCTCCTTTTTTTTCAAAAAAATGCTATCATAATTTCAATGAGCAAAAATGTCAAAAAATTCCTAGACGTTACCGCTCCGGGTAAAAAATCCGAGCGCGGGCATTTGCATCCGCTGACACAGGTTACGGAAAGGGCGTGCGACATTTTCCAATCAATGGGCTTTGAGATCGCCGATGGGCCGGAATTGGAAAACGAGTTTTATAATTTTGACGCTCTAAATATCCCCAAAGACCATCCGGCGCGGGCGATGTGGGACACTTTCTGGCTGAAAGACAGCCAGAAAATATTAAATCTAAAATCTAAAATCTCAAACCTGTCTGCCGACAGGCAAGATCTGAAACAAGAGGAAAGGTTTTTGATGAGGACGCATACGTCAAATGTCCAGATAAGATACATGGAAACGCATAATCCGCCGTTTCGGATTATCGCGCCGGGCAGAGTGTTCCGTTATGAGGCCACTGACGCCACGCACGAGATACAATTTTACCAACTGGAAGCTCTGATGATAGACAAAAAAACCAATCTCGCAAATCTCAAGGCGGTGATAAAAATTTTTCTTCAAAGATTTTTCAACGACGATAAAATTGAGGTTCGTTTCCGCCCGAGCTACTTTCCGTTCGTTGAACCCGGAGTGGAAATAGACATGAAGTTTAAAGACAAATGGCTGGAGATAGGCGGGGCGGGGATGGTCCACCCGAAAGTTTTAGAAAGCGTAAAATTGGAAGGGCAAGGCTGGCAAGGATTCGCTTTCGGCATGGGCTTGGACAGGCTGGCGATGATAAAATACAAAATTGACGACGTGCGTTTGTTTTACTCGGGAGATTTAAGGTTTATTAGACAATTTTAGTTATGCAAATTAGTTATTCTTGGCTGCAATCATATTTTGAAAAAAAACTGCCCAAACCGGACGAGCTGGCGGAAATTTTGACCATGCATTCGCAGGAGGTGGAAAGCGTGGAGGA
The window above is part of the Candidatus Paceibacter sp. genome. Proteins encoded here:
- the pheS gene encoding phenylalanine--tRNA ligase subunit alpha codes for the protein MSKNVKKFLDVTAPGKKSERGHLHPLTQVTERACDIFQSMGFEIADGPELENEFYNFDALNIPKDHPARAMWDTFWLKDSQKILNLKSKISNLSADRQDLKQEERFLMRTHTSNVQIRYMETHNPPFRIIAPGRVFRYEATDATHEIQFYQLEALMIDKKTNLANLKAVIKIFLQRFFNDDKIEVRFRPSYFPFVEPGVEIDMKFKDKWLEIGGAGMVHPKVLESVKLEGQGWQGFAFGMGLDRLAMIKYKIDDVRLFYSGDLRFIRQF